In Pseudomonas sp. PDNC002, the DNA window GGCGCTTGCCGTCCCGGTCGATGTGCAGGATGTTGCCCTGGTCGTCCTTCAGCTCCTGGCTGACCAGCAGCCCACCGTCCGGCAGCGGCACCAGCGATGCGGCTTTCTGCACATCGTCGTGGATCACCTGGTAGCTCCAGCCGCTGGCTGCCTGCACGGGATAGAAGTCCTGCCAGGCGAAAAAGCCGACGGCGGCGACGACGAGCAGGCCTGTGGCGGCCAGGGCAAGGCGAATCGGTGAGCGGCGCGAGGGAGCGTGGGGCATGGAGGTGGCGGCCAACTGGAAGTGGGTAGGGCGGCGGGCGTCATCCTGACGGGAGCGGGGTGTGCGTTCCTGTCGTCCTGGCATCCGGCGCGCGGCCGGGCATAGTACCCAGACTGTTCGCGTATGGACCAGCGCTGCGGTCCGGGGACAAGGAAAGCGGAAATTGCCGATGGGGGAAGCGGACCCCGGTGGGCCGGTGATGGAGCGAATGTTCCGTGAAACGGCAGACATCCGTCATGGAATTTGCGGCTTTCAGCTTTGTTCGTGGCCCATGCGGGAGAAATGGGAAGATTCGCTGATGGCAATTAGCCTACAATCGACGCGTCCTTTGCTGAGGACATTCAGACGGCTGTTGCGGACAGGAGGTCCGCAACAGCCGTTTCTTCATTCGCAGCGTCATTCGACCAGGCGAATCACCGACTCCGCTTTTTTGTACGCCAGCTCTGCCTTGCGCAGGCGCGGAGGCCTCGTACGCAACAGTCTGTCGAGTTGCTCGGCGGGTACCGGCCTGCCGAACAGATAGCCCTGCGCCGCATCGCAGCCAAGGCTCTGCAACTGGCGGTGCTGCACGGCATTCTCGACCCCTTCGGCCACCACATGCAGACCCAGCTCGCGACCCAGTGCCAGGCTGTTGCGCAGGACGATCAGGCGACGCGGATTGCCGCCGCCCAGGTCGGCCAGGAAGCTGCGGTCCAGTTTCAGTTCGGTGAAGGGCAGTTCGACCAGGCGTTGCAGGGTGGAGTGACCGCAGCCGAAATCGTCGATGGCCAGTCCGCAACCCAGCAGGCGCAAGCGCAGGACATTCTCCAGGCTGAGTGATGGCGCGTGGAGAGGGGAAGATTCCGTGAGCTCGAAAGTGACATTGCGGGGGTCGAGCTCAAGCCGGTTCAATTCACGTTCGAGCGTGGCGGAGAAACCGGGCTGGGCGATCTGCTCGGCCTCCAGGTTGAAGGACAGCTCCAGGTCAGCGCGCCCACGGCTGCGCAGCGCGTCGGCAGCCTGGCGCATCAGTGCGAACAGCAACGTGTCGAGCAGGCCATTACGGCGCAGTTGCGGCAGGAAAACGTCCGGTGACAGCTCCTGGCCGTCCTCGCACTGCCAGCGCGCGAGAACCTCGAAGCCATAGGGCTGCGCCGTGGCGACGTCGACCTTCGGCTGGAAATAGGCGCGGGGACTGCCTTTCCCCAGGAAAGCAAAACCGTCGTCGCCGTCGCTGCGGCCCTGCTCCGGCTGCAGGGGCTGGGGATGGCTCTCCTGCTCCTGCGGGACGAAGTCGGCCAGCAGGATTCGCAAGCGCTCCAGCGTGGCGGGCTCGTTGCCCAGCCAGAATGCCTTAATGCCCTGCAATTGCAGAAGATGAGCGAGGGCGGTCCAGGTGCCCGGCGCCATCTCGCCGCTGATCACGATGCCCTGGGCAAGTCCCTCGCGGGCGACAGTCTGGAGAAACTCCAGGCGCGCCAGCGGATTGATGCGCACATCGCAGATCAACAGGTGCACGCCCACTGCGTTGCGAAGGCGATCCAGGGCGAAGGCAGTGCTCGTCACCTCGGACAACTGGCCGTAGCCGAGATGATGGAGAGCGATGACCGCGGTCGAGCGGTGCAGGCCGGATGCCTGGAGGACCAGCGCGGAAAGGGCGGGCATGAAGAGCTCCGATGGATCAGATCGCAGCATTGTGTTGATAGGCTTCCCACTGCTGAGTCGTTCAATTCCAATATTGGCGTAGGAGAACTCCTATCCAACAGAATCGCCGGCCCTGGAAGATGTCCTTCGATCGCCGTGCAGCCCGCGCCAGGGCTGGTCCAGGACGGGTGTGAGCAGCGGTCGGTGCGCTCTGCAATGGCACTTTCGGTCGACCCTGCGGGTCCTATCTGTTAGGGTCTTTCGACTCCTTCCTTCGTCCGCCGCGGCTATCCAGCGCCGCGCGGTACGCCTTCAGAAACGGAGAATGGCTCATGTCACGTCCTACCCAGCGAGGACCTGTCGACACAGCCATGGTCCCGCACAGCGAGGCCTCAGCCACTGCGTTGCTGACCCTATGGCTCAGCCGCCCTCAGCAGACCGCAGTGTTCCTGGATGTCGACGGAACTCTTCTGGACATCGCCGAATCGCCCGGCGCGGTGCACGTGCCGCAAGGGTTGCTCCATGCGCTGACGCAGCTGCAGCGCAGACTCGACGGTGCCCTGGCCCTGATCAGCGGCCGCCCGGTCGAAGAACTCGACCGGCTCTTTCAACCCCTGCGCCTCGCCGCCAGCGGCGGGCACGGCGCGCATTGGCGCGAGACCGGCGCCAGCCCGCTGCGGCGCACCACCAGAGACCTGGCTGCCTGCCTGCGCGTGCAGTTGAACGCCCTGGCGAATCGGCATGTCGGAATCCATACGGAAGACAAGGGCACCAGCTTTGCCCTGCATTACCGCGCCGCCCCCGCGCTGGCCGACGATCTGCGCGCGCAATTGCAGGCATTGCTGCGTGGGCCAGGGGGCATGGGTCTGCGCTTGCTCCATGGCAAGCAGGTTTACGAAGTTGTCGCCGAGGGCGTCGACAAGGCCCGGGCGATCCAGCGCCTGCTGGAAACCCCGGGCTTCGCCGGGCGCCTGCCGCTGTTCATCGGCGATGACGTCACCGACGAACCCGCGCTGGCGTTGATGCCCTCCCTTGGCGGACTGGGCCTTTCAGTGGAGCGCGCCTTGCCCGGCGCGAGCGCGGTGTTCAGCGATGCGGCGCAGGTCCGCGAAGCCTTGATCAAAGCAGCAGGAGGAACAGACCGATGACGAACCGGCACGAAGGTGCTCTGGAACTGGGCCTGATCGGCAACTGCCGGGTGGCCGCACTGGTCAACCCGCAGGCGCGCCTGGTCTGGTGGTGTTACCCGAATTTCGACAGCGATCCGGCGTTCTCCCGGCTGCTGGCCGGTGACGACGAGAAAGGTTTTGCCGACGTGCTGCTGGAAAACCAGGTCAGCAGCACCTCCGACTACCAGCGCAACACGGCAATCATCACCACCGTCCTGCGCGACGAAAATGGCGGGGCGGTACGCATCACCGACTTCGCTCCGCGCTTCCTGCAATACGGCCACATCTACCGCCCGGCGCAACTGTGCCGGCTGATCGAACCCATCGAGGGCGTGCCGAAGATCGCCCTGCGCGTGCGTCCGACCCACGGCTACGGCAAGCCCAGCCGGGGCATTGCCGGCGCCAGCCACATCCGCTACCTGGAAGGTGACGAGCCAATCCGCCTCACCACCGACGCGCCGCTGGCCTACATCCAGCACGAAACCCCGTTTGCCCTGCGCCATCCCGTGAGCCTGGTGATCGGTCTCGACGAGCCGCTGGACAACGCGCCCGGCGAGGTCGTTCGCGACTACCTCAAGCGCACCCAGAACCATTGGCACGACTGGGTACGCGGCCTGGCGATCTGCTTCGAGTGGCAACAGGTAGTGATCCGCTCGGCCATCACCCTGAAGCTGTGCAACTTCGAAGACACCGGCGCGATCATCGCCGCCGCCACCACGTCCGTGCCCGAGGCACCGGATTCCCAGCGCAACTGGGACTACCGCTATTGCTGGCTGCGCGACGCCTACTTCGTGATCCTCGCCCTCAATCGCCTGGGGGCCACGCGGACCATGGAGGGCTACATCGACTTCATTACCACCGTCGCCAGCGGCGACGCCGAGCTCAAGCCGCTCTACGGCATCATTCCCAACCAGGACACGAGCGAGCGCATCGAGCCGGACCTCGCGGGTTTCCTCAACCATGCCCCGGTCCGCGTCGGCAACCAGGCAGTGGAGCAGAACCAGCACGACGTGTTCGGCTCGGTCGCGCTGGCGGTGCTGCAGAGTTTCGTCGACGAGCGCCTGCCCAACCCCAGCAGCGCGGGCATGCTGCAACTGCTGGAAAACCTGGCCGCCAAGGCGGTGCATGCGGCCTTCGAGCCGGACGCCGGAATCTGGGAATACCGCGGTCGGCAGCGGGTCCATACCCATTCCGCCTTGCTCTGCTGGGTTGCCTGCGACCGCGTCGGCCGCATCGCCAAACGCCTGGGGCGTGGTGACGAGGCCAGTGCCTGGCGGGAAAAGGCCGATAACCTGCGCCAACGTATCCTCGCCGAAGCCTGGAGTGAGACCAAACAATGCTTCACCGGCGCTTTCGGTTACGACGATCTCGATGCCAGCGTGCTGCTCATGAACGAACTGGGCATCATCGAGGCCGATGATCCGCGCTTCATCGCCACCGTCGAGTGCATCGGTCGCGAACTCGACGTGAATGGCCATCTGCTGCGCTACGCCGCACCGGACGACTTCGGTGTGCCGGAAACCGCGTTCCTGGTGGTCAAGTTCTGGTATCTCGATGCGCTCGCTGCCATCGGCCGCACCGCCGAGGCGCGCCAGTTGTTCGAGCAACTGATCGCCGCGCGCAATCGCTACGGGCTGCTGTCCGAGGATCTGCATCCGCACACCGGCGAGCTGTGGGGCAATATCCCGCAGACCTACTCCATGGCCGGGCTGGTCAATTCCGCCATGCGACTTTCCATTGGATGGGAGGACGGCCTATGTCGCGCCTCGTGGTGATCTCCAATCGGGTCGCGATTCCCGATGAAAACGGCCCGGCGCCGGGCGGCCTTGCCGTCGCGGTGGAGGCGGCGATGCGTAACCGCGAGGGCCTGTGGTTCGGCTGGAGCGGAGAGAAGGCCGAAGAGCCGGGGCCGCCGACCACGGTGCAGCGCGGCAACCTGCATTACGTCCTCACCGACCTGCATCCGCAGGATTTCGACGAGTACTACAACGGTTTCGCCAACCGTGTGCTCTGGCCGATCCTGCACTATCGGGTGGACCTGGCGGAGTTCAACGAAGCGGAATTCGGCGGCTACCAGCGCGTTAACGAGTTCTTCGCCGAACGCCTGAGTCCGCTGCTGGAAGAGGACGACGTTCTCTGGGTGCATGACTACCACCTGATTCCCCTGGCCTCGGCACTGAGGCAGCGCGGACATGCCAACCGCATCGGCTTCTTCCTGCATATCCCGATGCCGCCGGCCGACCTGATCACCGCGCTGCCGCACCACGACGAGCTGATCCGCGCGCTGACCGAGTACAACCTGATCGGATTCCAGACCGAGAACGACGCGAGCAACTTCGCCCGCTACCTGACCCGCGTGGTCGGCGCTGCCACGCCCGACGGGCGGCGTTATCACCTGGAGAACCAGCACTTCCGCGTCGGCGTGTTTCCCGTGGGGGTGGATGCCGACGGATTCCGCCGGCTGGCCGAGGAGGCCTCGCAGAGCCAGGCTGCCGCGGACCTGCGCGAAAGTCTCGGCGGCCGGGCCCTGATGGTCGGCGTGGACCGCCTCGATTACTCCAAGGGCATCGTCAATCGGCTGGATGGCTACGAGCGCTTTCTCGAGCGCAATCCGCAGTGGCACAACCGCGTGACCTGCCTGCAGATTTCACCAGGCAGCCGGCAGGCGATCCCCGAATACGCCGATATCGACGCCGCCGTCAGTGCGCGGGTGGGGCATATCAATGGGCGATTCGGCGCGGTGTCCTGGGTGCCATTGCGCTATGTGGCGCGCAACCACCAGCGGGCGGATATCGCGATGGTCATGCGGCATGCGCGGATCGGGCTGGTCACGCCGTTGCGCGATGGAATGAACCTGGTGGCCAAGGAATTCGTCGCCGCCCAGGACCCGGACGATCCGGGCGTGCTGGTCCTGTCCCAGTTCGCCGGGGCAGCCGCCGAGCTGGGCGGGGCGCTGATCATCAATCCCCATGACCGAGATGCCTTGGCGGAGGCCATGCGGCAGGCGCTGAACATGCCACTCAAGGAGCGCCAGGCGCGCCATCGCGACATGTATGCGGTGTTGGAGGCCAATGACATCCGCTTCTGGGGGCCAAGCTTCATCGACGCACTGACGCGGCCGGGCAGGGCGCTGAACTGGCTGTCGAACCATTACCTCAGTCACTGAGGCGCAAATGAAAAACCCCGCCTTGGCGGGGTTTTTTCCGGGTATTCATCGAGGGCGCCAGGCTAGGGAGCCGGTTTCTTGCCGTCGGACTTGGCCCACTGGGACTTTTTCTCGACCTTCACCGCCAGCTGACCCACAGGGATTTCCTGGATTTCCCCGCCCTGGGAAAGGAAGGCTGCAATCTTCTCATCAAGCTCCGAACGTTCGCGAATCAGCTGTGAATCAGTCATGAAGTCACCTATGCGTTGGGGCGCCAAACCGGCCCGGCCAGACTACACCTCTTTTCGAAATCACGCCGAGATAGTGCGACCATTTGTCAAATTCACCGTTCGTCGATAAAAAAAGCTATGAATCGTCGCCAGACACTGTATTCTGCATGGGCTGCCTGCCCAGTAACGAGTTCCGCGACTTGATGTTCTTCTACAAGATGTTCCATCTCCTCGGCACCTCTTCACTACGCATTCAGCTCATCGCCGGTCGGCATTCGGCCGGCCTTTAGCATCTATTCAGGAGACAACATCATGTCCGATCGTCAAAACGGTATCGTTAAGTGGTTCAATTCCGAGAAAGGCTTCGGCTTCATCACTCCGGAAAGCGGCCCGGACGTATTCGTTCACTTCCGTCAAATCGAAGGTAACGGCTACAAGTCCCTCGACGAAGGCCAGAAGGTCAGCTTCGTTGTGACCGCCGGCCAGAAAGGCCCGCAAGCTGAACAAGTTCGCGCTGTCTAATCGACATCGCTAACGAAGGAAGCCCCGCTTAGGCGGGGCTTTTTTTGCCTGTTCGATTTGCTCCGCGCAATTCGGTTGGGCAATAAAAAACGCCCGGTGCACTGCACCGGGCGTTTTGCTTTGAAGGGAGTGAGCCAACCGAAGTGGGCTCACTGGCTCCCGATCATTCCTGTTGCGGGTCGAACTGCTTGTCGCGGATCAGCAGGGCGGGGATCACGCCACAGATGAAGTACGCCGCACCCATCACCAGGAAGCCCACGCCGATGGACATCTGCGTGGCGAGGAAGCCGATCACCGCCGGCGCAATGGCCGCGCCGATGCGGCCGATGTTGTATGCACCGCCCACGGCCGTACCGCGGAACGCCGCAGCGAAGCTCTCAGTCATGTAGGTCGCGTTCACGCCATACGGAATGCCGTAGAGGAAGCCGAACACCACCAGCATCCAGAGGATGTTATCGGGGCTGTGGAGCAGCACGATCACTGGCAGGAACACCGCGGTGCCCAAGGCGCCGAAGGAGAATACCGTGCGGCGGCCAAACCAGTCGGCGGCGACGCCGGCCAGGATCTTGCCGAGGATCATCGCGGCGTAGGTGCCCACCAGATACGAGGTCATGGCCTTGAAGTTCATGCCCATCTCGGTTTCCAGGTACGACGGCATCCAGTTGTTCACGCCGTAGTAGCCGAACTGCAGGAAGCCGGCGGTCAGCGCCCAGAACAGAAACATGCGGCTGGCCCGCGGGTCAGCGAAGATCTGGCGGAAGGCGTTCTGACGCGGAGCGGCAACGCTTCCGGCAGGAGCGTCGGCCTTGCGCTGCTGGCGCTCGGCCTGTGCCTGGACCCAGGCGGCGGGTTCGGGGATCAGC includes these proteins:
- a CDS encoding MFS transporter; its protein translation is MENTASVPAATAATQDKTWVLVFAFCFIGLLIDGADLMLLSYSLTSLKAEFGLSNLQAGSLGSVTLAGMAIGGIYGGWACDRFGRVKTVVWTIVLFSVGTAVLGLTHNYWQFAAARFVASLGLGALYVACNTLMAEYVPTKYRTTVLGTLQAGWSVGYIVATLLAGWILPDHGWRYLFYIAIIPVVLAIAMRKLIPEPAAWVQAQAERQQRKADAPAGSVAAPRQNAFRQIFADPRASRMFLFWALTAGFLQFGYYGVNNWMPSYLETEMGMNFKAMTSYLVGTYAAMILGKILAGVAADWFGRRTVFSFGALGTAVFLPVIVLLHSPDNILWMLVVFGFLYGIPYGVNATYMTESFAAAFRGTAVGGAYNIGRIGAAIAPAVIGFLATQMSIGVGFLVMGAAYFICGVIPALLIRDKQFDPQQE
- a CDS encoding glycoside hydrolase family 15 protein, with product MTNRHEGALELGLIGNCRVAALVNPQARLVWWCYPNFDSDPAFSRLLAGDDEKGFADVLLENQVSSTSDYQRNTAIITTVLRDENGGAVRITDFAPRFLQYGHIYRPAQLCRLIEPIEGVPKIALRVRPTHGYGKPSRGIAGASHIRYLEGDEPIRLTTDAPLAYIQHETPFALRHPVSLVIGLDEPLDNAPGEVVRDYLKRTQNHWHDWVRGLAICFEWQQVVIRSAITLKLCNFEDTGAIIAAATTSVPEAPDSQRNWDYRYCWLRDAYFVILALNRLGATRTMEGYIDFITTVASGDAELKPLYGIIPNQDTSERIEPDLAGFLNHAPVRVGNQAVEQNQHDVFGSVALAVLQSFVDERLPNPSSAGMLQLLENLAAKAVHAAFEPDAGIWEYRGRQRVHTHSALLCWVACDRVGRIAKRLGRGDEASAWREKADNLRQRILAEAWSETKQCFTGAFGYDDLDASVLLMNELGIIEADDPRFIATVECIGRELDVNGHLLRYAAPDDFGVPETAFLVVKFWYLDALAAIGRTAEARQLFEQLIAARNRYGLLSEDLHPHTGELWGNIPQTYSMAGLVNSAMRLSIGWEDGLCRASW
- a CDS encoding EAL domain-containing protein; protein product: MPALSALVLQASGLHRSTAVIALHHLGYGQLSEVTSTAFALDRLRNAVGVHLLICDVRINPLARLEFLQTVAREGLAQGIVISGEMAPGTWTALAHLLQLQGIKAFWLGNEPATLERLRILLADFVPQEQESHPQPLQPEQGRSDGDDGFAFLGKGSPRAYFQPKVDVATAQPYGFEVLARWQCEDGQELSPDVFLPQLRRNGLLDTLLFALMRQAADALRSRGRADLELSFNLEAEQIAQPGFSATLERELNRLELDPRNVTFELTESSPLHAPSLSLENVLRLRLLGCGLAIDDFGCGHSTLQRLVELPFTELKLDRSFLADLGGGNPRRLIVLRNSLALGRELGLHVVAEGVENAVQHRQLQSLGCDAAQGYLFGRPVPAEQLDRLLRTRPPRLRKAELAYKKAESVIRLVE
- the otsB gene encoding trehalose-phosphatase, whose product is MFLDVDGTLLDIAESPGAVHVPQGLLHALTQLQRRLDGALALISGRPVEELDRLFQPLRLAASGGHGAHWRETGASPLRRTTRDLAACLRVQLNALANRHVGIHTEDKGTSFALHYRAAPALADDLRAQLQALLRGPGGMGLRLLHGKQVYEVVAEGVDKARAIQRLLETPGFAGRLPLFIGDDVTDEPALALMPSLGGLGLSVERALPGASAVFSDAAQVREALIKAAGGTDR
- the otsA gene encoding alpha,alpha-trehalose-phosphate synthase (UDP-forming) → MSRLVVISNRVAIPDENGPAPGGLAVAVEAAMRNREGLWFGWSGEKAEEPGPPTTVQRGNLHYVLTDLHPQDFDEYYNGFANRVLWPILHYRVDLAEFNEAEFGGYQRVNEFFAERLSPLLEEDDVLWVHDYHLIPLASALRQRGHANRIGFFLHIPMPPADLITALPHHDELIRALTEYNLIGFQTENDASNFARYLTRVVGAATPDGRRYHLENQHFRVGVFPVGVDADGFRRLAEEASQSQAAADLRESLGGRALMVGVDRLDYSKGIVNRLDGYERFLERNPQWHNRVTCLQISPGSRQAIPEYADIDAAVSARVGHINGRFGAVSWVPLRYVARNHQRADIAMVMRHARIGLVTPLRDGMNLVAKEFVAAQDPDDPGVLVLSQFAGAAAELGGALIINPHDRDALAEAMRQALNMPLKERQARHRDMYAVLEANDIRFWGPSFIDALTRPGRALNWLSNHYLSH
- a CDS encoding cold-shock protein; this translates as MSDRQNGIVKWFNSEKGFGFITPESGPDVFVHFRQIEGNGYKSLDEGQKVSFVVTAGQKGPQAEQVRAV